TTCCTCCACTTGACCTAACCGGCGTTTGCCAAGAAAAACACTGACCATGCCTTCCGTGTGGATCACCCCGATATTGGCCAGGTATTCCCGCTCCACTTTTTTACTGGGGACGGTCATGAATCCATCTACCCACACGATCTTGCCGAAGTTTTCGCGGTATTGTTTTTCCAGTGAACGACCGCCGGCTTCGAGGTAGTTTAGCACGCGGTCGAGCTCTTCTTCTGAGACGTGTCTAAAAGGTGAAGCGGCCCGTACAGTCTCGAGCGCTGCATCTCGGGTGCAGCCACCCTCCATCGCCAGGCCCACCAGATGCTGGGCCAGGACATCCAGCGGCTTTTCCAAAAGGCGCACCTCATCCAGTTGCACCGCACGGGTCATTTCCGCACAAACGATGCATTCCATGAGGTCGTTCACATTGGTGGCGACGAGGATGCCGTGGCTTTCGGCATGGATGCTGTGACCGCTGCGGCCGATGCGCTGAAGAGCCCGGCTGATGCCTTTGGGGGTGGAGATCATCACCACACAGTCCACGCTGCCGATATCAATGCCCATCTCCAGACTGGTGCTGCAGACCACTGCCCGCAGGTCTCCGTTTTTGAGCCGGTCCTCCACCTCCAGGCGGACATCGCGGTCCAGGGAGGCGTGATGGGCTTCAATTTTGTCCGCTAGTTTAGGCAGGCCGTTTTTCAGCCGGTAGGTCACGCTCTCCGTGCTGCTGCGCATGTTGCAAAAGATGATCACGCTGCGGTTACGCTCGACGATCTGGGCGATGTCCTGCATCACTCTCTGCGCGGTGAAACCGGTGGGCGGATAGGGATTTTTGCGCAGGGGTGACAGCACCTCCACCCGGCGGCGGCGCTCCATGCGGGCCTCCACGATTTCACAGTTACGCCCGGTGCCGACCAGCATCTGCGCCAGCAGGGGCAGAGGAGCGGCAGTGGCGGAGAGCCCGATTCGAACAGGCAGGATGCTGGTGCGACGTGCCAACCGCTCCAGGCTCAGGGTCAGGTGGGCACCGCGTTTGTTTTCTGCCAGGGCGTGAAGCTCATCCACGATGACAAACCGCACCTGGCTGAGTGCCTCCGCCCAGCCAGCTTGGGGCAAAAGAATGGCCAAGCTCTCTGGCGTGGTGAGGAGGATATGAGGGGGCTTTCGCTTGAGCTTGGCACGATCCGTGGCGCTGGTATCCCCTGTTCGGAGTCCGATGCGGATGATGTCCGTCAGCCCCATTCCCTCCAGGGGCGCCATGAGATTTTTTTGAATGTCATAGGTCAAAGCCCGCAGAGGGGAGATGTAGATGGCGCAGATGCCGCTGCCCAGCGTCCCGGCCTCATGCTGGCGCACTAGATGATCCAGGATGCCCAGAAATCCGGCGAGGGTCTTTCCGCTGCCCGTGGGGGATGAAAGCAGCACGGACCGTCCGGCCAGAATATGAGGAAGAGTCAGCTCCTGAGCCTGGGTGAGCTGGCCAAAGGAGGCGGCGATCCAGTTATTTAATCGCGGGTGCAGTTGTGCGGCCACGCCCGGTGGTGGGGATGCTTCTTTCTTCGCTGAAGACTTCGGACGGGGCATGTGCCTAAACATACGTGGGCAGCAAGGAAATCAGCCTTCTTTGTCAGGATGCCTCACTCAGGTTAAGCAGGAGAGTTTATGCTCCGCGTGTGTGATATTCAGACGCGAAAAGTCATCCAAAAACGAACTGGGGGGAACGCACCTGCGTAGTGAATTTGATGTAGCGGCTGGTCCTGCTGCGAGATACTGCCTCTTTTGTTGCCTGTGAAACCCCTCACCCGACTGTTTCGTTTACTCCTCATCACGCTGCTGACCCCGGTATTGTTCCTGCTGGGCTGCCAGTCGCGGCTCATTTATTATCCACGTGGCTATGATGAGAATTACCGGCAGACGCTGACCAGCCATCGCGGGGTGGCGATTCCCTATACCACGGGGCAGGGTGCCCAGGTGGCGCATTATATCCCTCCTAAAAAGGGAGGCCAAAACCCCAAGGCCCTCTGGATCTGCTTTGCCGGTAATGGATCCCTGGGGCTGGACTGGCTGAACTATGTGGATCAATGGGACCCAAGCTTTGCCTACCTGATGGTGGACTATCCAGGCTATGGGGACTGCAAGGGAATACCGAGCCCGAGGAAGATCCGTGAAAGCTCGCTGGCGGCTTTTGACGCGCTGGCTAAGCACCTGAACCAATCCCCGGAACAGCTCCGACCACGGTTGGGCGTGGTGGCTCACTCCATCGGCTGTGCAGCGGGATTGATGGCAGCCTCGGAGCTGAACATTTCCAAAATCGTCCTTATCTCCCCCTTCACGACGATGACCGACATGGGCAAACTGCTGCTCGGCTGGCCGCTCTGTCACGTAAACATGCATCGTTTCGACAACCGCCGGGAACTGGCCCAGGTGGTGGAGCAGGGGGCTAAAGTTGTCATTTTTCATGGCACGGCCGATGAAGTCATCCCCATCTCCATGAGCCGGGAGCTGGCAGAGGCCCATCCTGGAAGGGTCACCCTTTATGAGAAGGAAGGCTGGGACCACAACCGCATCCTGCATGGGGTCTCCCAGGAGATCGGGGCCGCCATGTCTTCCATGGTGAAACCGTAATGGCGTAGCTGTGGCGGAACATTTTCTGGCTTGTGAATGGGATTCTTGTTAATGCTGGGGTCTGGGCTTCGTTCCATCCACCCTTCCATGACCATGATCTCACGCCGTTCCTTCATCACCACCAGTCTGGGCGCTCTCGGGGCGTCGGCTTTGCCAGCCATTGAGCCGATCAACCGCGCGGGCAAAAGCCGCATGCAACTGGGGGTGGCGGCCTACAGTTTCCGTGAAAAATTTCAGTGGTCCCGTGGCAAAGAACAGAAAGCCAAGGATGGTGAAAAACTCTGGAGCATCCTGGATTTCATCGACTGGTGTGCAGACAACAATGTGCCGGGAGCGGAGGTGACGAGCTACTTTTTCCCACCGGATGTGGATACCCAATTTCTGCTGGAAGTGAAACGCCACGCTTATCTACGCGGTGTACAGCTCGCAGGAACCGCGGTGGGCAACAACTTCGCCCTGCCCAAGAGTGAGAAACGCGATGAGGAGATCGCCAATGTGAAGCGGTGGATTGACTACGCGGCGATCATGAATGCCCCGCACATCCGCGTCTTTGCAGGCCAGCCGCCCAAAGGCACGCCGGATGAAGAAGCACTGGCCACCTGCCTGGCCGCCTACCAGGAGTGTCTAGACTATGCGGGCGAAAAAGGCATTTTCCTGGGCCTGGAAAACCATCACGGTCTGGTCGCAAAGCCGGAAAACCTGATTCATCTCGTCCGTGAAGCCAAAAGCCCATGGGCAGGCATCAACTGGGACAGTGGCAATTTTCACACAGAAGACCCGTATGGTGATCTGGCCAAAATCGCCCCTTATGCCATCAATGTACAGCTCAAGATGGAGATCACCCATGCAGACGGTAAGACCAAGGAGGCGAGCGATGTGGATCGGGTCATCAAAATCTTGCGCGATGCCAATTACCAGGGCTGGTTCACGCTCGAGTATGAAGTCAAAGGCACGGATGCCTCGGTGGAAATCCCGAAAATCCTGGAAATGCTGCGGCCAAAACTGGCCTGAAAAGTTGGCGGGGGCTAACGCTTCGTAGCCGTTGATGCCCCCCTTTTATAATAACCGTTCACATTCCCCACGCTCCGCCCATGCCTGCTCCCAAACTGACCTCCACCCAATGGCTGATCTGCTTCATTGCTTCGATCGGCTTCGCCTTCGACATTTATGAACTGCTGATGCTGCCGCTGATTGTCGGACCGGCACTGCAAGAACTCATCGGCGCAGCGCCGGGGACACCAGAATTCAACAGTTGGGTTGGGAAGCTGTTTTATATCCCCGCCATCGCCGGGGGTGTCTTTGGTCTTTTGGGCGGTTATCTGACCGACCGGCTGGGCAGACGGCGCGTGCTGACCTGGAGCATTCTTATCTATGCCTTTTCAGCCTTTGCCGCTGGCTATTCCACCAGTGTGGAGATGCTGCTGTTTTTCCGCTGCTTGGTCTTTATCGGTGTGTGTGTGGAGTTCGTGGCGGCAGTGGCCTGGTTGGCCGAGCTGTTCCCGGATCCGAAACAGCGTGAAAAAGTGCTGGGCTATACCCAGGCCTTTTCATCCATCGGCGGTCTGCTGGTGGCTGTGGCCAATGGGCTGTGCATCAAGTATTCGCTGAATTTCCCGGCTATCCACTTCCCCGATTTCCTGAGCGGGATGTTTGGCGGCGGTGTCGTGACCGATGAGCATGCGGCTTGGCGTTATACGCTGATGTCCGGCCTTATCCCGGCGATTCCTCTGATCATCATCCGGCCCTTCCTTCCAGAATCGCCAGCCTGGGCGCAGAAGAAGGCCGCAGGAACTCTCAAACGCCCAAGCCTGGGAGAGCTCTTCACGCCGGAACTTCGTCGCACAACCTTGGTCACGACGGCGATGTTCGCCATGGCGTATGGAGCAGCCTTTGGAGCCATCCAGCACATCCCGCGCATCATTCCAGGTCTGCCTGAAGTGAAAGCCGCATCCGCAGCAGCCTCCGAAGCGGCGGCGACGGCCAATGCAGGCAAACCGCCTGAAGTGATCAAAAAAGCCTCCATCGTGGCAGGCAAAAAGGCTGAGCAATCCATCGCGGCCAATACAACCAAGATCCAGGAAGTGGGCGGTCTGGTCGGGCGCTTTCTCCTGGCGGCGCTGGCCGTGGTCATTGTCAGCCGTCGCAAGCTGCTGCGGTTGTTCGTGGTGCCTGGACTGGCGGTGATGCCCCTGGTTTTTGCCTACTGCGCAGTGACGGGCCTGATACCGCTGCAAATCGGCATTTTCTTCGCCGGGCTCCTGACGGTAGCCCAATTCAGCTTCTGGGGAAATTATCTGCCCCGTGTGTATCCGATGCATCTGCGGGGGACCGGAGAAAGTTTTGCGGCCAACATTGGCGGACGGCTCATCGGCACTTCCTTTGCCTGGGTGACAACCACCCTGGCGACGACGACGGATCTGGCCGCAGCTCCTGCGAAGCTGGCATATACCGCAGCAGCCGTAGGCTTCGGGGTGTATCTGGTGAGCCTCATCCTGTCCTTCTTCCTGCCGGAACCGAAGGAAGAATTGCTGGATTGATCCGAAATTAAAACATTATCCAAAAGGGCGGCAGCGATGCCGCCCTTTTTTATGCCGGGTCGGCGGGCAGCTCCAGCATCTGCCATTCCCCAGGGGCGAGGTTGCCCAGGGTGTAGTCTCCGAAACGGCTACGATGCAGCTTTTCCACATGCCAGCCCTGACTGGCGAACATGCGGCGGACTTGATGATACCTTCCCTCCATGAGGGTGAGTGAGGCGGTAAGGGGGCTGGTGATCTCCAGCTTCGCAGGCAAGCAGGGTTTCTCCTCACCCCGCAGCATGACACCGCCGCTGGCGAAAGTGGCGATGAGGGCAGGGTCCAGTTCACGGTCCACGGTGACCTCGTAGATCTTTTCCACCTCCGCCTTGGGAGAGGTGTAGCGGTGCACCAGCGGGCCGAGGTCGGTGATGAGAATGAGGCCGCTGGTGTTCTTGTCCAGACGGCCGATGCTGGTGACGGCAGGCTTCCGCGCCATCCACTGCGCAGGCAGCAGTTCATAGATGGTCGGTCCTTCGCCATCGCTGTGCGTGCAGACATGCCCAAGCGGCTTGTGCAGCATGGCCAGGAGGCCGTAAGGAGCCTCCAGGGCTGCGCCATCCAGGGTCACGTCCGCAGCCTCCACTTTTTGATCCGGTTTTTTTAAAATGAGGTCTCCGCTGCGCACGCGCCCGGCTTTGACAATGTCCGCGACCTGTTTGCGCGAACCATAGCCGAGGGAGGAGAGAAGCTGGTCGAGGCGGGGCACGGGATCAGGCTAGCGGTGCCAATGATCTGTGCAAGCCTGCGAAGCTATATCCCACGGAGCTTAAAAAGGCCGCAATTCCACGCCTCCGCAATCCTTGCAGAGGGCAGC
This region of Prosthecobacter fusiformis genomic DNA includes:
- a CDS encoding sugar phosphate isomerase/epimerase family protein: MISRRSFITTSLGALGASALPAIEPINRAGKSRMQLGVAAYSFREKFQWSRGKEQKAKDGEKLWSILDFIDWCADNNVPGAEVTSYFFPPDVDTQFLLEVKRHAYLRGVQLAGTAVGNNFALPKSEKRDEEIANVKRWIDYAAIMNAPHIRVFAGQPPKGTPDEEALATCLAAYQECLDYAGEKGIFLGLENHHGLVAKPENLIHLVREAKSPWAGINWDSGNFHTEDPYGDLAKIAPYAINVQLKMEITHADGKTKEASDVDRVIKILRDANYQGWFTLEYEVKGTDASVEIPKILEMLRPKLA
- a CDS encoding MFS transporter; translation: MPAPKLTSTQWLICFIASIGFAFDIYELLMLPLIVGPALQELIGAAPGTPEFNSWVGKLFYIPAIAGGVFGLLGGYLTDRLGRRRVLTWSILIYAFSAFAAGYSTSVEMLLFFRCLVFIGVCVEFVAAVAWLAELFPDPKQREKVLGYTQAFSSIGGLLVAVANGLCIKYSLNFPAIHFPDFLSGMFGGGVVTDEHAAWRYTLMSGLIPAIPLIIIRPFLPESPAWAQKKAAGTLKRPSLGELFTPELRRTTLVTTAMFAMAYGAAFGAIQHIPRIIPGLPEVKAASAAASEAAATANAGKPPEVIKKASIVAGKKAEQSIAANTTKIQEVGGLVGRFLLAALAVVIVSRRKLLRLFVVPGLAVMPLVFAYCAVTGLIPLQIGIFFAGLLTVAQFSFWGNYLPRVYPMHLRGTGESFAANIGGRLIGTSFAWVTTTLATTTDLAAAPAKLAYTAAAVGFGVYLVSLILSFFLPEPKEELLD
- a CDS encoding DEAD/DEAH box helicase, which translates into the protein MPRPKSSAKKEASPPPGVAAQLHPRLNNWIAASFGQLTQAQELTLPHILAGRSVLLSSPTGSGKTLAGFLGILDHLVRQHEAGTLGSGICAIYISPLRALTYDIQKNLMAPLEGMGLTDIIRIGLRTGDTSATDRAKLKRKPPHILLTTPESLAILLPQAGWAEALSQVRFVIVDELHALAENKRGAHLTLSLERLARRTSILPVRIGLSATAAPLPLLAQMLVGTGRNCEIVEARMERRRRVEVLSPLRKNPYPPTGFTAQRVMQDIAQIVERNRSVIIFCNMRSSTESVTYRLKNGLPKLADKIEAHHASLDRDVRLEVEDRLKNGDLRAVVCSTSLEMGIDIGSVDCVVMISTPKGISRALQRIGRSGHSIHAESHGILVATNVNDLMECIVCAEMTRAVQLDEVRLLEKPLDVLAQHLVGLAMEGGCTRDAALETVRAASPFRHVSEEELDRVLNYLEAGGRSLEKQYRENFGKIVWVDGFMTVPSKKVEREYLANIGVIHTEGMVSVFLGKRRLGQVEESFMKRLKTGDLFVLAGRTVRLVETGVAEARVEDATGRLPTVPAWNANKMPLTSGLAREVARFRTELAARVAKETGEEVCDWLVERYEISTSNAQSILQHAFNQLRVSLIPTQHTLLIERFVDDREGSEPDLVQFFFHTLIGRSANDALSRIIAYRVKKAVGGNAMVTIDDYGFLLTLKTFQDLGLEEWKVLFENADPEADMRAALQDSELVKWNFRGVAQTGLMVPRNRPGQDRRIKQLRWSTEILFRVLSEHEPDHPMLVQSYREATHTFLDLPRAMDFLQTALSLDWYLVEVPVVSPFSFGLFASKIKEGMMLEDPEEAIERLWREYEKKVGGSADGSLR
- a CDS encoding pseudouridine synthase, with amino-acid sequence MPRLDQLLSSLGYGSRKQVADIVKAGRVRSGDLILKKPDQKVEAADVTLDGAALEAPYGLLAMLHKPLGHVCTHSDGEGPTIYELLPAQWMARKPAVTSIGRLDKNTSGLILITDLGPLVHRYTSPKAEVEKIYEVTVDRELDPALIATFASGGVMLRGEEKPCLPAKLEITSPLTASLTLMEGRYHQVRRMFASQGWHVEKLHRSRFGDYTLGNLAPGEWQMLELPADPA
- a CDS encoding alpha/beta hydrolase — its product is MKPLTRLFRLLLITLLTPVLFLLGCQSRLIYYPRGYDENYRQTLTSHRGVAIPYTTGQGAQVAHYIPPKKGGQNPKALWICFAGNGSLGLDWLNYVDQWDPSFAYLMVDYPGYGDCKGIPSPRKIRESSLAAFDALAKHLNQSPEQLRPRLGVVAHSIGCAAGLMAASELNISKIVLISPFTTMTDMGKLLLGWPLCHVNMHRFDNRRELAQVVEQGAKVVIFHGTADEVIPISMSRELAEAHPGRVTLYEKEGWDHNRILHGVSQEIGAAMSSMVKP